A single window of Arcobacter venerupis DNA harbors:
- the acpS gene encoding holo-ACP synthase: MIGIDITSIDRIKRMYEKFGIKAYEKFLNPKEIELIKKPETAAGFWAAKEAASKALGTGIGASCSFHDIKISKSELGAPLIKYRKKVRKAFGIKNSHLSITHDSGFAIAVVVNVLK; this comes from the coding sequence ATGATAGGTATAGATATAACATCAATTGATAGAATAAAAAGAATGTATGAAAAGTTTGGAATAAAGGCTTATGAAAAGTTTTTAAATCCAAAAGAGATTGAGCTTATAAAAAAGCCTGAAACTGCTGCTGGATTTTGGGCAGCAAAAGAAGCAGCTTCAAAAGCTCTTGGTACTGGAATTGGTGCATCTTGCAGTTTTCATGATATTAAAATATCAAAAAGTGAGCTTGGAGCTCCATTGATAAAATATAGAAAAAAAGTAAGAAAGGCTTTTGGTATAAAAAATTCTCATTTATCAATAACACACGATTCAGGTTTTGCGATAGCTGTTGTTGTAAATGTTTTGAAGTGA
- the panC gene encoding pantoate--beta-alanine ligase, with amino-acid sequence MQVLKTIEELQEVRKNISGTVGFVPTMGALHNGHISLIKQARNENDIVIVSIFVNPTQFLPGEDLDAYPRKDEADKKICQMCKVDYVFMPEISTMYTKEEVLIKAPNKSYVLEGKTRPGHFDGVLQVVLKLFNLTQPTNAYFGKKDAQQLTLIMQMVKNLFIPINIIPCEIIREDDGLALSSRNIYLDVTQRKDALLISKSLYMAGSLISSGERSVQAVKNKIYEIMKTLDVEYVAIVDREFNELENIEPKNTIILVVAKFGNTRLLDNIWL; translated from the coding sequence TTGCAAGTTTTAAAAACAATTGAAGAGTTACAAGAAGTTAGAAAAAATATTTCTGGAACTGTTGGATTTGTTCCAACAATGGGTGCTTTACATAATGGCCATATTTCACTTATCAAACAAGCAAGAAATGAAAATGATATAGTTATTGTTTCAATATTTGTAAATCCAACTCAATTTTTGCCAGGTGAAGATTTGGATGCTTATCCAAGAAAAGACGAAGCTGATAAAAAAATCTGTCAAATGTGCAAAGTTGATTATGTTTTTATGCCTGAAATTTCAACTATGTACACAAAAGAAGAAGTATTAATTAAAGCTCCAAATAAAAGTTATGTTTTAGAAGGTAAAACAAGACCAGGACATTTTGATGGAGTTTTACAAGTAGTTTTAAAACTGTTTAATTTAACTCAACCAACAAATGCTTATTTTGGGAAAAAAGATGCTCAACAATTAACTTTAATTATGCAAATGGTAAAAAATCTATTTATACCAATAAATATCATTCCTTGTGAAATAATAAGAGAAGATGATGGATTAGCTTTGAGTTCAAGAAATATCTATTTAGATGTTACACAAAGAAAAGATGCTTTACTAATTTCAAAATCTTTATATATGGCAGGTTCTCTTATTTCAAGTGGTGAAAGAAGTGTGCAAGCTGTAAAAAATAAAATTTATGAAATCATGAAAACTTTAGATGTTGAATATGTAGCCATCGTTGATAGGGAGTTTAATGAATTAGAAAATATTGAACCTAAAAATACAATTATTCTTGTAGTTGCCAAATTTGGTAATACTAGATTACTTGATAATATTTGGCTTTAA
- the ruvX gene encoding Holliday junction resolvase RuvX, whose amino-acid sequence MKLASIDVGLKRIGVAICLTSNIVTPQSAILRKNRDQAARDVNIFLKEWEIEKLIVGFPSASEDMQKRIKHFVALLELDIPYEFQEENMSSIEAEDLIKGDIKYKRDGRVDSLAAKIILERFLARKH is encoded by the coding sequence TTGAAATTAGCCTCAATTGATGTTGGTTTAAAAAGAATTGGAGTTGCTATTTGTTTAACTTCAAATATTGTAACTCCACAAAGTGCAATATTAAGAAAAAATAGAGACCAAGCTGCACGAGATGTGAATATTTTTTTAAAAGAGTGGGAAATCGAAAAACTAATTGTTGGATTTCCAAGTGCAAGTGAAGATATGCAAAAAAGAATAAAACATTTTGTAGCTTTACTTGAACTTGATATTCCTTACGAATTTCAAGAAGAAAACATGAGTTCTATTGAAGCTGAAGATTTAATTAAAGGTGATATTAAATATAAAAGAGATGGAAGAGTTGATTCCCTTGCAGCTAAAATTATATTAGAGAGATTTTTAGCTAGAAAGCACTAA
- the fliS gene encoding flagellar export chaperone FliS: MGIEVYNQQNAISDDPYVLVLKLYEGIIKYLSFVKNAIKEREIELKFTYINKSIAIFDELRNVLDFDGGEVAYYLDGLYLYQIETLFSAGIDDNINAVNQVMKVTQGLIDAWKEETGL, translated from the coding sequence ATGGGAATAGAAGTATATAATCAACAAAATGCAATTTCAGATGATCCTTATGTTTTAGTATTAAAACTTTATGAGGGAATTATAAAATATTTGTCATTTGTAAAGAATGCAATAAAAGAAAGGGAAATTGAGTTAAAATTTACATATATAAATAAGTCAATAGCAATTTTTGATGAATTAAGAAATGTATTAGATTTTGATGGTGGAGAAGTTGCATATTACTTAGATGGTTTATATTTATATCAAATCGAAACTCTATTTAGTGCTGGAATTGATGATAATATCAATGCAGTTAATCAAGTTATGAAAGTTACTCAAGGATTAATCGACGCATGGAAAGAAGAGACTGGTCTTTAA
- the rimO gene encoding 30S ribosomal protein S12 methylthiotransferase RimO, whose product MKFSVKNPKKTLHLVSLGCTKNLVDSEIMLGKLKDYTITNDAANADVIIVNTCGFIDSAKQESLNTIFNLHDERKKESVLVMAGCLSERYQGELQKELPEIDVFTGVGDYDKIDLLVHEKRSAFSNEVFLASHENERVITGSSYHAYVKLSEGCNQTCSFCAIPSFKGKLHSRTLESLIKEVKSLVAKGYVDFSFVSQDSSSFLRDQGINNGLELLIEEIEKIEGIKTARILYLYPSTTTLSLIDKIADSQVFVNYFDMPLQHITPSMLKIMKRGKGVEKLNELMNHMRSKPNSFVRTTFIAGHPGETVEDHEALCKYIEEFKFDRANVFSYSTEEGTTAALSKDLIEQEVIDERADIIGEIIAKTTQESLENEIGKTFEVYVDGESEEHEYLLSARKTLWAPDIDGEIYINDNELPDGEQIKFGQIYTVKITELAGDKLLATVIK is encoded by the coding sequence ATGAAATTTTCAGTAAAAAATCCTAAAAAAACTCTACATTTAGTAAGCCTTGGTTGTACTAAGAATCTTGTAGATTCAGAGATTATGTTAGGTAAATTAAAAGATTATACAATTACAAATGATGCAGCAAATGCCGATGTTATCATCGTAAATACATGTGGATTTATAGATAGTGCAAAACAAGAGAGTTTAAATACAATTTTTAACCTACATGATGAAAGAAAAAAAGAGTCAGTTTTAGTAATGGCTGGATGTTTAAGTGAAAGATACCAAGGTGAACTTCAAAAAGAGTTACCAGAAATTGATGTTTTCACAGGTGTTGGAGATTATGACAAAATAGATTTACTTGTACATGAAAAAAGAAGTGCATTTTCAAATGAAGTATTTTTAGCTAGTCATGAAAATGAAAGAGTAATCACAGGTTCTTCATATCATGCTTACGTAAAACTAAGCGAAGGATGTAATCAAACTTGTTCATTCTGTGCAATTCCTTCATTTAAAGGAAAACTTCACTCTAGAACCCTAGAATCACTTATAAAAGAGGTCAAATCATTAGTTGCAAAAGGTTATGTAGACTTTTCATTTGTATCTCAAGACTCATCATCTTTTTTAAGAGACCAAGGAATTAATAATGGACTTGAACTTTTAATTGAAGAGATTGAAAAAATTGAAGGAATCAAAACAGCTAGAATTTTATACCTTTATCCATCAACTACAACTTTATCTTTGATTGATAAAATTGCAGATTCACAAGTTTTTGTAAACTACTTTGATATGCCACTACAACATATAACTCCCTCAATGCTTAAAATAATGAAAAGAGGAAAAGGTGTTGAAAAACTAAATGAACTTATGAATCATATGAGAAGTAAACCTAACTCTTTTGTAAGAACTACATTTATTGCTGGACATCCAGGAGAAACTGTTGAAGACCACGAAGCACTTTGCAAATATATCGAAGAGTTCAAATTTGATAGGGCAAATGTTTTTTCATATTCAACAGAAGAAGGAACAACAGCTGCCCTTTCAAAAGATTTAATAGAGCAAGAAGTTATTGATGAAAGAGCTGATATTATTGGTGAAATAATTGCAAAAACCACTCAAGAATCACTAGAAAATGAAATTGGAAAAACTTTTGAAGTTTATGTTGATGGTGAAAGTGAAGAACATGAGTATTTATTAAGTGCAAGAAAAACACTTTGGGCTCCTGATATTGATGGTGAGATTTATATTAATGACAATGAATTACCAGATGGTGAACAAATTAAATTTGGACAAATTTACACTGTAAAAATCACAGAACTTGCGGGAGATAAATTATTAGCAACTGTAATTAAATAG
- a CDS encoding ABC transporter permease, producing MKLLFKKIFYLITMLFIISLISFIAINAAPNSFFASGELNPNITPESIEQLKAIYGLDRPLYVQFFSWVSAIIHLDFGISFASGEMVKDEILSRIPITLTINIISMVLIFIISLYFGIKSALNKNSLFDKFTGQLSLLSFAMPSFYLALLLVLVFAINFEILPIAGLHGVPNDGSFSYYLDYAWHLVLPIFIMVFGGIGSLILYIRSLTIEILKSDYIFFAKARGLSQKQILRYYILPNLYPPVITLLGLSLPGIIGGSVILETIFSIDGMGLLFYQSALSHDYPVIMGILIIGAFLTLIGNMIADLVLLKLNPNYEEK from the coding sequence TTGAAATTACTGTTTAAAAAAATATTTTATCTTATAACCATGCTTTTTATTATTAGCCTTATATCTTTTATCGCAATAAACGCTGCACCAAACTCTTTTTTTGCAAGTGGGGAATTAAATCCAAATATCACACCTGAATCAATCGAGCAATTAAAAGCGATTTATGGTTTAGATAGACCTTTATATGTACAATTTTTTTCATGGGTAAGTGCAATAATTCATCTTGATTTCGGGATTTCATTTGCAAGTGGTGAAATGGTTAAAGATGAAATATTAAGCAGAATTCCAATTACACTTACAATCAATATTATTTCAATGGTTTTAATATTCATCATTTCTCTTTATTTTGGAATAAAATCGGCTTTAAATAAAAACTCTTTATTTGATAAATTTACTGGACAATTATCACTTCTTAGTTTTGCAATGCCTTCATTTTATTTAGCACTTTTATTGGTTTTAGTATTTGCTATTAATTTTGAGATTTTACCAATTGCTGGACTTCATGGAGTTCCTAATGATGGAAGTTTTTCTTACTATTTAGATTATGCTTGGCATTTAGTTTTACCAATATTTATTATGGTTTTTGGTGGAATTGGAAGTTTGATTTTATATATTAGATCTTTGACTATTGAGATTTTAAAATCTGATTACATCTTTTTTGCAAAGGCCAGAGGTTTAAGCCAAAAACAGATTTTAAGATATTATATTTTGCCAAATTTATATCCGCCAGTTATTACACTTCTTGGTCTTTCACTTCCTGGAATTATTGGTGGTTCAGTAATTCTTGAAACAATTTTTTCAATAGATGGAATGGGATTATTGTTTTATCAAAGTGCTTTATCACATGATTATCCAGTAATCATGGGGATTTTGATAATTGGTGCCTTTTTGACACTAATTGGTAATATGATTGCAGATTTAGTTTTATTAAAACTAAATCCAAATTACGAAGAAAAATAG
- the tilS gene encoding tRNA lysidine(34) synthetase TilS, translating into MNLDFSVVKNQKNLLAFSAGVDSTALFFLLLEQNIPFDIAIVNYNLREQSKDEISYAKELAKQYKKEIFIHEINLPDTSNFEKKARDIRYAFFETIIDKHSYANLIIAHQLNDKLEWFMMQLSKGAGLVELIGFNEFEQKENYQIYKPLLNITKDELENYLKNNNHKYFVDQSNFDEKYKRNYFRHNFSNKFLQEFSSGVRKSFEYLQNDLNSLNIQNNPIKKIKELEIFLNQKDDNLNIRTIDLSLKKRGILLSSAQRDEILRQKEITISHKINISIQKNNIWIAPNYNEVIDKKHKEQYRINNIPKNMRAYIFREKVELKELIF; encoded by the coding sequence ATGAACTTAGATTTTAGTGTAGTTAAAAATCAAAAAAATCTGCTAGCATTTTCAGCAGGTGTTGATTCTACTGCACTATTTTTTTTACTCCTTGAACAAAATATCCCTTTTGATATAGCTATTGTAAATTATAATTTAAGAGAACAAAGCAAAGATGAAATCTCTTATGCAAAAGAACTTGCAAAACAGTATAAAAAAGAGATTTTTATTCATGAAATAAATCTTCCTGATACTTCAAATTTTGAAAAAAAAGCTAGAGACATAAGATACGCTTTTTTTGAAACAATTATTGATAAACACTCTTATGCTAACTTAATCATAGCTCATCAGTTAAACGACAAATTAGAATGGTTTATGATGCAATTATCAAAAGGTGCAGGATTAGTTGAACTTATTGGATTTAATGAGTTTGAGCAAAAAGAAAACTATCAAATTTATAAACCACTTTTAAATATAACAAAAGATGAACTTGAAAACTATTTAAAAAACAATAATCATAAATATTTTGTTGACCAATCAAATTTTGATGAAAAATATAAAAGAAACTACTTTAGACATAATTTTTCAAATAAGTTTTTGCAAGAGTTTAGTTCAGGAGTGAGAAAATCTTTTGAGTACTTGCAAAATGATTTAAATTCTTTAAATATCCAAAATAATCCAATCAAAAAAATAAAAGAATTAGAGATATTTTTAAATCAAAAAGATGATAATTTAAATATTAGAACTATAGATTTATCACTTAAAAAAAGAGGTATTCTTTTAAGTTCTGCTCAAAGAGATGAAATATTAAGACAAAAAGAGATTACAATTTCTCATAAAATAAATATATCTATTCAGAAAAATAATATTTGGATAGCACCAAATTATAATGAAGTTATTGATAAAAAGCATAAAGAACAATATAGAATAAATAATATCCCTAAAAATATGAGAGCTTATATTTTTAGAGAAAAAGTAGAGCTGAAAGAGTTAATTTTTTAG
- a CDS encoding DMT family transporter, with product MQKLLKSNIGIIYIVLCILLWALIPSFAKFVQSGLDHYQYLFYSSIISFLSIFIVSLFERNLKEVLSYSKKIFLILFGLGFLDFIFYLFLYFGYKHANGLEVLVIQYMWPIFIVFLSLIILKEDFTKRKLFSIIFGFFGVSLVITKGDFASLDFSQIDVLLVVMSGTIAFALFSVLSKKVTINPTNAVMIYFFSAIIYSTITVETYSSFILPSGKDWIIILINGALINGISYLFWIKGLQIFDASKVAPFIFITPILSAFFLILFFNETILPIYFLGLFFVILSGLINSLKKKHK from the coding sequence ATGCAAAAACTACTCAAATCAAACATAGGAATAATCTATATTGTTCTATGTATTCTTTTATGGGCTTTAATTCCAAGCTTTGCAAAATTTGTACAATCTGGATTAGACCATTATCAATATCTTTTTTATTCATCAATTATCTCTTTTTTATCAATATTTATAGTTTCACTTTTTGAGAGAAATTTAAAAGAAGTATTATCATATTCAAAAAAAATATTTTTAATTTTGTTTGGATTAGGTTTTTTAGATTTTATATTCTATTTATTTTTATATTTTGGTTATAAACATGCAAATGGACTTGAAGTATTGGTAATTCAATATATGTGGCCTATATTTATAGTTTTTTTATCATTAATAATTTTAAAAGAAGATTTCACAAAAAGAAAACTTTTTTCAATTATCTTTGGATTTTTTGGGGTGAGTTTAGTTATTACTAAAGGTGATTTCGCAAGTTTAGATTTTTCACAGATTGATGTTTTATTAGTTGTAATGTCAGGAACAATTGCCTTTGCATTATTTTCAGTTCTAAGTAAAAAAGTTACAATTAATCCAACAAATGCTGTAATGATTTATTTTTTCTCAGCAATTATTTATTCAACTATAACCGTTGAAACTTACTCTAGTTTTATTCTTCCATCAGGAAAAGATTGGATTATCATTTTAATAAATGGTGCACTAATTAATGGAATATCTTATTTATTTTGGATAAAAGGCCTTCAAATTTTTGATGCATCTAAAGTTGCACCATTTATATTTATTACTCCAATTCTATCGGCATTTTTTCTAATTTTATTTTTTAATGAGACAATTCTGCCAATTTATTTTCTTGGACTATTTTTTGTAATTCTTTCAGGATTAATAAATAGCTTAAAAAAGAAACACAAATAA